From a region of the Coprococcus comes ATCC 27758 genome:
- a CDS encoding CCA tRNA nucleotidyltransferase — protein sequence MKIQLPEKVNRIITTLQKHGFEAYAVGGCVRDSFLGRVPGDWDITTSAAPEETKSLFARTFDTGIEHGTITVLLNGEGFEVTTYRIDGKYEDNRHPSKVQFTRSLSEDLLRRDFTINAMAYNEQDGLVDLFHGMEDLKKGVIRCVGNAEARFSEDALRILRAIRFSAQLGFEIEKETRQAIRKLAPNLSYISAERIQTELVKLLISDHPEKIQDAYELGITKVILPEFDAMMETTQETLHHCYNVGEHTIHALMNIPADKVLRLTMLFHDTGKPARKTVDPDGTAHFKGHAYVSEELTKSIMHRLKFDNDTLRKVSKLVLYHDDRMPATMKHVRRAMNRISAELFPYYMKVRMADTLAQSDYQRDKKLENLAGIEKCYQEILEKKQCVSLKELKVNGQDLIAAGIEKGPKIGQTLQTLLQEVIEEPEKNTREYLLARIKELE from the coding sequence ATGAAAATTCAGTTACCTGAAAAGGTGAATCGAATTATAACTACATTACAAAAACATGGCTTTGAGGCATATGCAGTCGGCGGCTGCGTCCGGGATTCTTTTCTCGGACGTGTGCCGGGTGACTGGGATATCACAACATCGGCAGCGCCGGAAGAGACAAAGTCATTATTTGCCAGAACTTTTGACACCGGAATCGAGCATGGAACGATTACGGTGCTTTTAAATGGAGAAGGATTTGAAGTGACGACATACCGGATTGACGGGAAATACGAAGACAACCGGCATCCGAGTAAAGTGCAGTTTACCAGAAGTCTGTCAGAGGATCTGCTGCGCAGGGATTTTACGATCAATGCGATGGCGTACAATGAACAGGACGGACTGGTAGATCTGTTTCATGGGATGGAGGATCTGAAAAAAGGTGTGATCCGTTGTGTGGGAAATGCTGAGGCACGTTTTTCGGAGGATGCCCTGCGGATTTTGAGGGCGATCCGTTTTTCGGCACAGCTTGGATTTGAGATTGAGAAAGAGACCAGACAGGCAATCCGAAAACTTGCACCAAATCTTTCCTATATCAGTGCAGAACGTATCCAGACAGAGCTTGTAAAGCTTCTGATCTCCGATCATCCGGAAAAGATCCAGGATGCATATGAGCTTGGGATCACAAAGGTGATCCTCCCGGAATTCGATGCAATGATGGAAACAACGCAGGAAACTTTGCATCACTGTTATAATGTAGGTGAGCATACGATCCATGCGCTGATGAATATTCCGGCAGATAAAGTGCTGCGTCTTACAATGCTGTTTCACGATACGGGGAAACCGGCACGAAAGACGGTCGATCCGGATGGGACGGCACATTTTAAAGGGCATGCATACGTCAGCGAAGAACTCACAAAGTCGATCATGCATCGCTTGAAATTCGATAATGATACGCTGCGTAAGGTGTCAAAGCTGGTGCTGTATCATGATGACCGGATGCCTGCAACGATGAAGCATGTACGCCGCGCAATGAACCGGATCAGTGCGGAACTGTTCCCGTATTATATGAAGGTACGGATGGCTGATACGTTGGCACAGAGTGATTATCAGCGCGATAAGAAGCTGGAAAATCTGGCTGGTATCGAGAAGTGCTACCAGGAGATTCTGGAGAAAAAGCAATGTGTTTCTTTAAAAGAACTGAAAGTAAACGGTCAGGATCTGATCGCGGCAGGTATTGAAAAAGGACCGAAAATTGGTCAGACACTCCAGACACTTTTACAGGAAGTGATCGAGGAACCGGAGAAAAATACACGGGAATATTTACTTGCCAGAATAAAAGAACTGGAATAA
- the proS gene encoding proline--tRNA ligase yields the protein MAKEKKFVQAITSRDEDFAQWYTDVVREAKLCDYSSVKGCLNYLPNGYAIWEKIQADLDKRFKETGVENVYLPMLIPENLLQKESDHIEGFAPEVAWVTKGGLETLQEPMCIRPTSETLFCDLWARTVQSYRDLPKVWNQWCSVLRWEKTTRPFLRSREFLWQEGHTIHATYEEAEQRTLTMLRVYQELIRDSLAIPFVSGPKTESEKFAGAQDTYTVEALMHDGKALQSATSHFFGNAFPDAFDIKYLDKNNELHSVYETSWGLSTRIIGALIMVHGDDSGLVLPPRIAPVQTRVIPIAQHKEGVLEKANELTERLKKAGYSVKIDDSEKSPGWKFSEQEMLGIPTRIEIGPKDIEQNQVVVVRRDTREKIVVSLDEIETKLGEILETIQKDMYDRAKAFLDSHIDFAETMDEMNEKFNTKRGFIKAKWCGSAECEDEIKAATGGATTRCICKEDQVKDGDTCIFCGKQAKHVVYFGKAY from the coding sequence ATGGCTAAGGAAAAGAAATTTGTACAGGCGATTACCTCTCGTGATGAAGATTTCGCACAGTGGTATACCGACGTTGTAAGAGAAGCAAAGCTTTGTGATTATTCAAGTGTAAAAGGATGTCTTAATTATCTTCCAAATGGATATGCAATCTGGGAGAAGATCCAGGCAGACCTTGACAAGAGATTTAAAGAGACAGGTGTTGAAAACGTATATCTGCCAATGCTGATCCCGGAGAACCTTCTCCAGAAGGAAAGTGATCATATCGAAGGATTTGCACCGGAAGTTGCATGGGTAACAAAAGGTGGTCTTGAGACTCTTCAGGAGCCAATGTGCATCCGTCCGACATCGGAGACTCTGTTCTGCGACCTGTGGGCAAGAACCGTACAGTCTTACCGTGACCTTCCGAAAGTATGGAATCAGTGGTGTTCGGTACTTCGCTGGGAGAAGACAACCAGACCGTTCCTTCGTTCCAGAGAATTCTTATGGCAGGAAGGACATACCATTCATGCAACTTATGAAGAAGCAGAACAGAGAACACTGACCATGCTTCGTGTATATCAGGAACTGATCCGTGATTCCCTTGCAATCCCGTTCGTATCAGGTCCGAAGACAGAGAGCGAGAAGTTCGCAGGTGCACAGGACACTTACACCGTAGAAGCTCTGATGCATGACGGAAAAGCACTTCAGTCTGCAACCAGCCATTTCTTCGGAAATGCGTTCCCGGATGCATTTGACATCAAATATCTGGATAAGAACAATGAACTTCACAGCGTATATGAGACTTCATGGGGACTGTCTACACGTATCATCGGAGCCCTGATCATGGTTCACGGTGATGACAGCGGACTTGTTCTTCCACCGAGAATCGCACCGGTTCAAACAAGAGTCATTCCGATCGCACAGCACAAAGAAGGTGTTCTTGAAAAAGCAAATGAACTGACAGAGAGACTGAAAAAAGCTGGCTACAGCGTAAAGATCGACGATTCTGAGAAGAGCCCTGGATGGAAATTCAGTGAGCAGGAAATGCTTGGTATCCCGACACGTATCGAGATCGGACCAAAGGATATCGAACAGAACCAGGTTGTTGTTGTACGTCGTGATACAAGAGAAAAGATCGTTGTTTCTTTAGATGAGATCGAGACAAAACTTGGCGAGATCCTTGAAACAATCCAGAAGGATATGTATGACCGTGCAAAAGCATTCCTTGACAGCCACATTGATTTTGCTGAAACCATGGATGAAATGAATGAAAAATTCAACACCAAACGTGGATTCATCAAAGCAAAATGGTGTGGAAGCGCAGAATGTGAAGATGAGATCAAGGCAGCAACAGGTGGAGCAACCACCCGCTGTATCTGCAAAGAGGATCAGGTAAAAGACGGAGATACCTGTATTTTCTGTGGCAAACAGGCTAAACATGTTGTTTATTTTGGAAAAGCATACTAG
- a CDS encoding RNA-binding S4 domain-containing protein: MRLDKFLKVSRLIKRRTVANEACDAGRVLINGAVAKASTKVKKGDIIEIQFGTKTVKAEVLDLRDTTKKEEAADLFRYL, translated from the coding sequence ATGAGACTTGATAAATTTTTAAAGGTGTCCCGCCTGATCAAACGGCGTACCGTTGCAAATGAAGCCTGTGATGCAGGAAGAGTCCTGATCAATGGGGCGGTGGCGAAGGCTTCCACGAAAGTAAAAAAAGGTGATATCATTGAGATCCAGTTTGGAACCAAGACTGTAAAGGCAGAGGTTCTGGATCTGCGAGATACGACTAAAAAAGAAGAGGCAGCAGATTTATTCCGTTATCTATAA
- a CDS encoding aminopeptidase P family N-terminal domain-containing protein: MSTIPERLEKLRAKMQEKGIDIYIIPTADFHQSEYVGEHFKAREYITGFTGSAGTAVVSKTEARLWTDGRYFIQAAKQLEGTTVELMKMGQPGVPKIGEYLETALAEGETVGFDGRVVSVTEGEEYEKIASEKNGKVVYAYDLIDEVWEDRPILSEEPVFELEQKYTGETVESKLARTRAAMKEAGATAHVLTTLDDICWTLNIRGNDVEYFPLVLTYAVIRMDKVDLFVNEKKLSDEIKAHLAADGVILHPYNDIYEDIKKVAAEEVLMVDPGRLNFALYKNIPENVKKVEERNPAILFKCVKNPTEVENIRIAEIKDSVAHVRFMKWLKENVGKETITEMSASDKLDEFRAEMGGFIRPSFGPISAFGEHSAIVHYSSSPETNVELHEGTFLMTDTGAGFYEGSTDITRTYAFGEVSQIMKDHFTLVAISNLNLASPIFKKGCCGMNFDYLARKPFWDRGLDFNHGTGHGVGYLLNIHEGPAGFRYTYRAGESDAFQPGMVITDEPGIYIEGSHGVRLENELLVCEGEKNEYGEFLYFEPITYVPFDLDAINPDIMNAEDKERLNTYHATVYEKVSPYLNDEEKEWLKKYTRAI, from the coding sequence ATGTCTACAATACCGGAAAGACTTGAAAAATTGCGTGCAAAAATGCAGGAAAAGGGAATAGATATTTATATTATTCCGACTGCAGATTTTCATCAGAGCGAATATGTGGGGGAGCATTTTAAAGCAAGAGAGTATATTACCGGATTTACGGGATCTGCAGGAACAGCAGTGGTTTCAAAGACAGAAGCACGCCTGTGGACAGACGGAAGATACTTTATCCAGGCGGCAAAGCAGCTGGAGGGAACAACAGTAGAACTGATGAAGATGGGACAGCCGGGCGTTCCGAAGATTGGGGAATATTTGGAAACAGCTCTGGCAGAAGGCGAAACTGTAGGATTTGATGGACGTGTTGTTTCTGTAACAGAAGGAGAAGAATACGAGAAGATCGCATCTGAGAAGAACGGAAAGGTCGTATATGCATATGATCTGATCGATGAAGTATGGGAAGACCGTCCGATTCTTTCAGAAGAGCCGGTATTTGAACTGGAACAGAAATACACAGGAGAGACTGTGGAGAGCAAGCTTGCACGTACACGTGCAGCAATGAAAGAAGCAGGTGCGACAGCACACGTTCTTACCACACTGGATGACATCTGCTGGACACTGAACATTCGTGGAAATGACGTAGAATATTTTCCGTTGGTTCTGACCTATGCAGTGATCAGAATGGACAAGGTGGATCTTTTTGTGAATGAGAAAAAATTAAGCGATGAGATCAAAGCACATCTTGCAGCAGACGGGGTTATTCTGCACCCATACAATGATATTTATGAGGACATCAAGAAGGTTGCAGCAGAAGAAGTCCTGATGGTAGATCCGGGAAGACTGAACTTTGCACTTTACAAGAACATTCCGGAGAATGTGAAGAAAGTGGAAGAGAGAAATCCGGCGATCTTATTCAAATGTGTAAAGAATCCGACAGAGGTCGAAAATATCCGTATCGCTGAGATCAAGGATAGCGTGGCTCATGTCAGATTTATGAAATGGCTGAAAGAAAATGTTGGCAAAGAGACGATCACAGAGATGAGCGCTTCTGACAAATTGGATGAGTTCCGTGCCGAGATGGGTGGATTTATCCGTCCAAGCTTCGGACCGATCTCTGCATTCGGGGAGCACAGTGCGATCGTACACTATTCTTCTTCACCGGAGACCAATGTAGAGCTTCATGAGGGAACTTTCCTGATGACGGATACAGGAGCAGGATTCTACGAAGGATCTACTGATATCACCAGAACATATGCTTTTGGAGAAGTTTCACAGATTATGAAAGATCATTTTACACTGGTTGCGATCAGTAACCTGAACCTTGCAAGTCCGATCTTCAAGAAAGGCTGCTGCGGAATGAACTTTGATTATCTGGCAAGAAAGCCGTTTTGGGACAGAGGACTGGACTTCAATCACGGAACAGGACATGGGGTTGGATATCTTCTGAACATCCACGAGGGACCGGCAGGTTTCCGTTATACTTACAGAGCCGGTGAGTCTGATGCATTCCAGCCAGGTATGGTCATTACGGATGAACCGGGAATCTACATCGAAGGATCTCACGGTGTGCGTCTGGAAAATGAATTGCTTGTCTGTGAAGGCGAGAAGAATGAGTATGGAGAATTCCTGTATTTTGAACCGATTACTTATGTGCCATTTGACCTGGATGCGATCAATCCGGATATCATGAATGCAGAAGACAAGGAACGTCTGAATACTTATCATGCAACTGTATATGAGAAGGTGTCTCCTTATCTGAATGATGAAGAGAAAGAATGGCTGAAGAAGTATACGAGAGCGATCTAA
- a CDS encoding FtsB family cell division protein, translated as MGSLKKNRKKRPGSGLQKHKRSIVAITAVIILLCGMVIVHGMALKKSNDAYKVQEEELQTQIDAEKERSEEINKLKKYVGTDEYIEEVAREKLGLVKENEILFRAQQ; from the coding sequence ATGGGAAGCTTAAAGAAGAACCGGAAAAAGCGTCCGGGGAGCGGGCTTCAGAAGCACAAAAGAAGTATTGTTGCGATTACCGCAGTTATTATATTATTATGCGGCATGGTTATTGTACATGGGATGGCGCTCAAAAAGAGCAATGATGCATATAAGGTGCAGGAAGAAGAACTGCAGACACAGATCGATGCGGAAAAAGAACGCTCAGAAGAAATTAATAAACTGAAAAAATATGTAGGAACAGATGAATACATCGAGGAAGTCGCCAGAGAGAAGCTGGGACTTGTAAAGGAGAATGAGATTCTGTTCCGCGCACAGCAGTAA
- the yabP gene encoding sporulation protein YabP: MEERQLVKPQNHRLVINNRKTGTVTGVLDVLSFDLNEILLETEQGMLMVKGTDMHVNRLNLEKGEVDLAGNIDNISYSDIHSGAKAGENLLSKLFR, from the coding sequence ATGGAAGAGAGACAGCTGGTAAAACCTCAGAATCACAGGCTGGTTATCAATAACCGGAAGACAGGTACAGTAACGGGAGTGCTGGACGTTCTTTCTTTTGATTTAAACGAAATCCTGCTTGAGACAGAGCAGGGAATGCTGATGGTAAAAGGTACGGACATGCATGTAAACCGGCTGAATCTTGAAAAAGGGGAGGTCGACCTGGCAGGCAATATTGACAATATTTCTTATTCGGATATCCATTCGGGAGCAAAAGCCGGAGAAAATCTGTTATCAAAACTGTTTCGGTAG
- a CDS encoding CotS family spore coat protein — protein sequence MKDYGISVLTQYQMEVFGTHKVRGAILCDTDKGLLLLKETRMEESRICALAKIYEQLNANGFEWVDTPLLNKEDAYVSKAEDGTGYILKKWFQGRECDVRRENELIAGAENLARIHLCMRLAGEENGFAGREENPVIKEYARHNRELRKVREFVCRRSVKSPFEIAFLKGYDQMYFWADRVLKILENMDLDSVFKEAEAENHMVHGDYNYHNLLVCQEGMAVTGFEHAHRDVQMEDLYYFLRKCMEKHHYDERLGYRMMRAYDSVNNLGKKERDYLAIRLAYPEKFWKITNSYYHSGKAWIPAKNVEKLSLSVAQTEEKKRFLRNLFAFQI from the coding sequence ATGAAAGATTATGGAATCAGTGTATTGACACAATATCAGATGGAAGTATTCGGCACCCACAAAGTAAGGGGTGCTATTTTATGCGATACAGATAAGGGGCTGCTCCTCTTGAAGGAGACGCGCATGGAGGAGAGTCGGATCTGTGCGCTTGCAAAAATATATGAGCAGTTAAATGCGAATGGATTTGAATGGGTAGATACGCCTCTGCTTAATAAAGAGGATGCTTATGTCAGTAAAGCCGAGGATGGAACAGGCTATATCTTAAAGAAATGGTTTCAGGGACGTGAGTGTGATGTCAGACGTGAAAATGAACTGATCGCCGGTGCGGAAAATCTTGCCCGGATCCATCTATGCATGCGTCTGGCTGGGGAAGAAAACGGATTTGCAGGAAGAGAAGAAAATCCGGTGATCAAGGAGTATGCAAGGCATAACAGAGAACTCAGGAAGGTTCGGGAATTTGTCTGCAGAAGAAGTGTGAAAAGCCCGTTTGAGATCGCATTTTTAAAGGGATATGACCAGATGTATTTTTGGGCAGACAGAGTGCTGAAAATACTGGAAAATATGGATCTGGACAGTGTTTTTAAAGAAGCGGAGGCAGAAAATCATATGGTCCACGGAGACTATAATTATCATAATCTTCTGGTCTGTCAGGAGGGCATGGCGGTGACTGGATTTGAACATGCACACCGGGATGTTCAGATGGAAGATCTGTATTATTTCCTGCGCAAATGTATGGAAAAGCATCATTATGATGAACGGCTTGGATATCGGATGATGAGAGCGTATGATTCGGTGAATAATCTTGGGAAAAAAGAACGGGATTACCTTGCAATCCGTCTTGCTTATCCGGAAAAATTCTGGAAGATCACCAATTCGTATTACCACTCAGGAAAGGCATGGATTCCTGCAAAAAATGTCGAAAAACTTTCACTTTCTGTCGCACAGACAGAAGAAAAAAAGCGGTTTTTGCGGAATCTGTTTGCGTTTCAGATATAG
- a CDS encoding deoxyribonuclease IV, translated as MAEEVYESDLINMVIGTHMSIAKGIVKTAENVVKMNADTMQIFSRNPRGSNYKDPTVKEAEEFQRIRREAGFGAILAHAPYTMNLASAKPEVYEFACTVIREDVTRMDRLGIENLVFHPGSHTGIGAEAGIQNIIAGLDQAITGKENITVLLETMSGKGTEIGWRFEELKAIRDGVSHPERIGICLDTCHVFAAGYDIVNDLDGVLEEFDKVLGLELLRAIHLNDSMMPFGSRKDRHAVIGGGEIGIEALLNVMRHPKLKDLPFYLETPLDDAGHKEEIARLRDLA; from the coding sequence ATGGCTGAAGAAGTATACGAGAGCGATCTAATAAATATGGTAATAGGAACACATATGTCGATTGCGAAAGGGATTGTGAAGACTGCAGAGAATGTGGTGAAGATGAATGCAGATACGATGCAGATTTTCAGCAGGAATCCGCGGGGATCGAATTATAAGGATCCGACGGTGAAGGAAGCGGAGGAGTTTCAGAGGATCAGGAGAGAGGCCGGTTTTGGAGCGATTCTGGCGCATGCACCTTATACGATGAATCTGGCGAGTGCGAAGCCGGAGGTGTATGAATTCGCCTGCACGGTGATCCGGGAAGATGTGACGCGGATGGACAGACTGGGGATTGAGAATCTGGTGTTTCATCCTGGAAGCCATACCGGAATTGGCGCAGAAGCAGGAATTCAGAATATCATTGCGGGGCTTGACCAGGCGATTACCGGAAAAGAGAATATTACGGTTTTGCTTGAGACAATGAGCGGAAAAGGGACAGAGATTGGCTGGAGATTTGAAGAGCTGAAAGCAATCCGCGACGGGGTATCACATCCGGAGCGGATCGGAATCTGTCTGGATACCTGTCATGTGTTTGCAGCAGGATATGATATTGTAAATGATCTGGACGGGGTGCTGGAAGAGTTTGACAAAGTACTTGGACTTGAGCTTTTGAGAGCGATTCATTTAAATGACAGTATGATGCCATTTGGTTCAAGAAAAGACCGGCATGCGGTGATCGGCGGCGGAGAGATTGGGATAGAGGCACTTTTAAATGTCATGCGTCACCCGAAATTAAAAGATCTGCCGTTTTATCTGGAAACGCCACTGGATGATGCGGGGCATAAAGAAGAAATTGCAAGGCTTCGGGATCTTGCCTAG
- the yabQ gene encoding spore cortex biosynthesis protein YabQ: MSGIGTEIRVFCYAILTGVLIVAVYLWIRVLRRLVAHRLWLINLEDACYWAGISVYTFVQIYHTSDGVLRWYIGLGIALGSIGMALLSAVFVRAYKKISTRICEKRVKRVDKSD; this comes from the coding sequence ATGTCTGGTATCGGAACTGAGATCAGGGTTTTCTGCTATGCAATCCTGACCGGTGTCCTGATTGTGGCAGTCTATCTGTGGATCAGGGTTTTGCGCAGACTGGTTGCTCACAGACTGTGGCTGATCAATCTGGAGGATGCCTGTTACTGGGCAGGAATTTCCGTTTATACTTTTGTGCAGATCTATCATACGAGTGATGGTGTTCTGCGGTGGTATATCGGACTGGGGATTGCGCTCGGATCAATCGGGATGGCGCTGCTTTCAGCTGTCTTTGTAAGAGCTTACAAAAAGATTTCTACACGAATTTGTGAAAAAAGAGTAAAAAGAGTTGATAAATCTGATTAA
- a CDS encoding RluA family pseudouridine synthase, with translation MQTPEILYEDDQILVCHKPAGVPVQTKKIGTQDMESILKNYLFIHSSHHAGHKPPYLAVIHRLDQPVSGILVFARTPAAAKNLNQQLQNDQFEKYYQAVVCGSLPDSGTLTDYLVKDGRTNTSRICSKNTPGAKKAVLSYEILETSEVTGLSVVQIHLGTGRHHQIRVQMAGAGAPLWGDNKYNPEFVNKRGYFPIALRAFRLSFCHPTTGKRMEFEVPCNWEQLETKAD, from the coding sequence TTGCAAACACCTGAAATTCTATATGAAGACGACCAGATTCTGGTCTGCCACAAACCTGCCGGTGTTCCCGTGCAGACAAAAAAGATCGGCACACAGGACATGGAGAGCATTCTGAAAAATTATCTGTTCATCCATTCTTCACATCATGCCGGACATAAGCCACCTTATCTTGCCGTGATCCACAGACTGGATCAACCGGTTTCCGGCATCCTGGTTTTTGCCCGCACACCTGCGGCTGCGAAAAATCTGAACCAGCAGTTACAGAACGATCAATTTGAAAAATACTACCAGGCTGTAGTATGTGGATCCCTTCCGGACTCCGGCACTCTGACCGATTATCTGGTAAAGGACGGCCGCACCAATACCTCCCGCATCTGCAGTAAAAATACACCCGGTGCCAAAAAAGCTGTCCTTTCGTATGAAATACTGGAAACTTCCGAAGTGACTGGCTTATCCGTTGTTCAGATCCATCTCGGAACCGGACGCCATCACCAGATCCGTGTCCAGATGGCAGGTGCAGGCGCACCACTCTGGGGTGACAACAAATATAACCCGGAATTTGTAAATAAAAGAGGATATTTCCCGATTGCACTGCGGGCTTTCCGGCTTTCTTTCTGCCATCCGACCACCGGAAAACGTATGGAATTTGAAGTCCCATGTAACTGGGAACAGTTGGAAACAAAAGCAGATTAG
- a CDS encoding HAD family hydrolase translates to MKVEALVFDMDGLLLDSERVVQRSWNYAGEKLGYRRIGEHIYHTLGFNVVRREAYFKSVYGEDFPMDKFNELTREKYYGICDKEGIGVKEGARELLIYAKEHGYKVGLATSSREIHAKASLEKVGLWKYFDGGVFGDSVKHAKPNPEIYLKACEAIGTEPVHSIALEDAPAGIRSASAAGMIPVMIPDLAQPDEEVRGLCRYVYPTLLDVIKMLDRENAEAGR, encoded by the coding sequence ATGAAGGTAGAAGCACTGGTATTTGATATGGACGGACTGCTCCTTGATTCGGAACGTGTTGTGCAGAGATCCTGGAATTATGCAGGAGAGAAGCTCGGATACAGACGGATCGGGGAGCATATTTATCATACGCTGGGATTCAATGTAGTCCGCAGAGAAGCATATTTTAAAAGTGTATATGGCGAAGATTTTCCGATGGATAAGTTTAATGAGCTGACACGGGAGAAGTATTACGGGATTTGTGACAAAGAAGGGATCGGCGTAAAAGAGGGAGCAAGGGAGCTTCTTATCTATGCGAAGGAACACGGATACAAGGTCGGACTTGCGACGTCCTCCAGAGAGATCCACGCAAAGGCATCTCTTGAGAAAGTCGGTTTGTGGAAATATTTTGATGGCGGGGTTTTTGGCGATTCGGTGAAACATGCAAAGCCGAATCCGGAAATTTACCTCAAAGCGTGCGAGGCGATCGGCACCGAGCCGGTACATAGTATTGCGCTTGAAGATGCACCGGCAGGAATCCGCTCGGCTTCGGCTGCGGGTATGATTCCGGTGATGATCCCGGATCTTGCACAGCCGGATGAAGAAGTGAGAGGATTATGCCGGTATGTGTATCCTACACTTCTGGATGTGATTAAGATGCTTGATCGTGAAAATGCCGAAGCTGGTCGGTAA
- a CDS encoding HU family DNA-binding protein, with protein sequence MNKTELVAAVAEQADISKKDAEKVLKAFVDVVTEEMKKGEKVQLVGFGTFEVSERAAREGRNPQTGKTMKIEACKAPKFKAGKALKDAVNA encoded by the coding sequence ATGAATAAGACAGAATTAGTAGCTGCAGTTGCAGAACAGGCAGATATTTCAAAGAAAGATGCAGAAAAAGTATTAAAAGCATTTGTTGATGTTGTTACAGAAGAAATGAAAAAAGGTGAAAAAGTTCAGTTAGTAGGATTCGGAACTTTCGAAGTAAGCGAAAGAGCTGCAAGAGAAGGAAGAAATCCACAGACTGGAAAAACTATGAAGATCGAAGCTTGCAAGGCTCCGAAATTCAAAGCAGGAAAAGCTTTAAAAGATGCTGTTAATGCATAA